Genomic window (Streptomyces sp. NBC_00078):
TGGCCGCGGACTACGTGGCCGACGTCATGGAACACCTCGTGACCGGGCTCGAGTCCCAGGACCACCCGTTCGCCGACCTGATCACGGAGCTCACGCCCGGCAGTGGCCTGCGCGCCGACCTGCTCGCGACGTCCATCTCGTTCTACCGCCGCGTGGCGGCGCCCCCGATGGACGGGCTCACGGTGTCGGAGGCCGACCCGCTGCCGATCACTCACACCGGCCACCCCCTGGCGCTGAACATCATCGAAGGCGCGGACGGCCTCCGGTGCGACTTCGAGATCGCGACGGACGTCGTCGCCCCCGACCTCGCCGCCGACATCGCGCGCCGCTACCAGAACCTGCTCGCCGGCCTGGTCGCGCACGGCGAGCGCCCACTGGCCCAGCTGGAAGGGCCCGACCATGACGACCTCTGAGCACCACCCCGGACACGACCAAGACAGCCCTCGGAGAAACGGGAGCCGATAGACCATGATCACGGCAGGTTTGAAACTCACGCAAAGCGGCGGCCTCGCGATCCTCGACGAGGACCGTCTGGTGTTCAACGTCGAGATGCAGAAGATCGCCAACGGCGCCCGGTACAGCAACGTCGACGAACTCGACGACCTGATCGGCGTCATGGACAAGTTCGGCCTCAAGGTCGGCGACGTCGACGCATGGGCGTTGGACGGCTGGGACGGCGCCGCCAACGGCCACGTCAAGGTGCTCGCCGGCGGGATCCAGACCGAGGTCCTCGTCGCCTCCTACCGGGAGACCGACCTGGTGCCCGACCCGGCGCTGCCGGGCCACCGCGGCCGGATCGCGATCGGCGGCCAGGCGCTGGACTACGACAGCTACGTCCACGTCGCCGGCCACCTGGCCTCGGCCTACTGCACCAGCCCGTTCGCGCGCCGCGGCGAGCCGTCGATGGTGCTGGTCTGGGACGGCGGCTGCTTCCCGCGGCTGTACTGCGTGGACGCCGACGGCCGGATCGAGGCCGGCGGCGAGGCGTTCCCGCTCATCGGCCACACCTACGCGATGACCGCGCAGTACTGGGGCCCGTTCAAGCGGCAGAACAAGTCGAAGAACGTCGACGACCTCTCCGTGGCCGGGAAGATGATGGCGTACATCGCCATGGGCACCTCGCGGGAGCGGATCAAGCAGGTCTTCCGCGAGGAGTTCTCCGAGTTCTTCGACGCCGACTCGCCGCGGGTGCGGGAGTACCGGCGGACCATCATCGGGTGCGGCAGCACCGGTGAGCCCTCGCACGCCTACGTGCACCAGTTCCTCACCGCCGTGCAGGCCCGCACCGCCGCGCTCGGGGTCTCCGACGAGGACGTGCTGGCCAGCGTCCACACGTTCCTCGAAGAACTGCTGATCGACCGGGTGACCAAGAAGATCCAGGCGTGGAAGGGCGGCGGCGCCTGGAACCTGTGCTTCGCCGGCGGCTGCGCGCTGAACATCAAGTGGAACAGCGCCCTGCGCTCCCACCCGACGATCAAGGCCATGTGGGTGCCGCCGTTCCCGGACGACTCCGGCGTCGCCATCGGCACGGCCTGCCTGGCCGCGGCCGGCGGCTCCGGGCTCCGGCCGATCCAGTGGGGCCCCCGGCTGGGCCCGGCTCTCGAACCGACGCCGGACCTGCCGCGCGGCTGGAGCACGTCGCCCTGCACGCC
Coding sequences:
- a CDS encoding carbamoyltransferase N-terminal domain-containing protein codes for the protein MITAGLKLTQSGGLAILDEDRLVFNVEMQKIANGARYSNVDELDDLIGVMDKFGLKVGDVDAWALDGWDGAANGHVKVLAGGIQTEVLVASYRETDLVPDPALPGHRGRIAIGGQALDYDSYVHVAGHLASAYCTSPFARRGEPSMVLVWDGGCFPRLYCVDADGRIEAGGEAFPLIGHTYAMTAQYWGPFKRQNKSKNVDDLSVAGKMMAYIAMGTSRERIKQVFREEFSEFFDADSPRVREYRRTIIGCGSTGEPSHAYVHQFLTAVQARTAALGVSDEDVLASVHTFLEELLIDRVTKKIQAWKGGGAWNLCFAGGCALNIKWNSALRSHPTIKAMWVPPFPDDSGVAIGTACLAAAGGSGLRPIQWGPRLGPALEPTPDLPRGWSTSPCTPEELAQILHTTGQPAVVLDGRAELGPRALGGRSIIASAVETSMKRLLNDVKSREHYRPVAPICLEEHAPTVFNPGTPDPYMLFEHWVRPEWIDRVPAVMHLDGTARLQTVNASDDPNLHAILREYYKCSGIPVLCNTSANYNGRSFFPDVASAIEWGQLDLVWSEGVLYRREDSTF